The Eubacteriaceae bacterium Marseille-Q4139 genome has a window encoding:
- a CDS encoding shikimate kinase, translating into MDSRKTNIVLIGMPSAGKSTVGVLLAKRLGYSFVDVDLVIQEQEGKLLKEIIAERGMEGFLQIEDQVNAGLDREKTVIAPGGSVIYGKNAMNHLKSIGTVIYLKLGYEEIEKRLGNLTDRGVALRDGMTLRDLYEERTPYYERYADITLDGSGKDFGEVVDELRSYFEGR; encoded by the coding sequence ATGGACAGCAGAAAAACAAACATTGTTTTGATCGGCATGCCGAGCGCCGGAAAGAGTACGGTAGGGGTTCTTCTGGCGAAACGGCTTGGGTATTCTTTTGTGGATGTGGATCTCGTAATTCAAGAGCAGGAGGGAAAGCTTTTGAAGGAGATCATAGCAGAGCGGGGAATGGAAGGGTTCCTTCAGATTGAAGATCAGGTAAATGCAGGGCTCGACAGAGAAAAGACGGTAATTGCTCCAGGCGGGAGCGTTATTTATGGAAAAAACGCCATGAACCATTTAAAATCTATCGGAACTGTGATATACTTAAAGCTAGGATACGAAGAGATAGAAAAACGTCTGGGCAATTTGACGGACAGAGGTGTTGCCCTCAGAGATGGAATGACGTTAAGGGACCTTTATGAGGAACGTACCCCTTATTATGAGAGGTATGCGGACATTACACTGGATGGCTCCGGAAAAGATTTCGGAGAAGTTGTTGACGAACTGCGTTCTTACTTTGAAGGGAGATGA
- a CDS encoding uroporphyrinogen III decarboxylase codes for MTKKERVMYAIKGLEPDAVPVSFSIHFPREKRNGEDMVKEHLRFFRETDTDILKLMNENLVPDMGPIQTPEDWKQVRCMTMEDEFMRDQMELTKRVLDKSDPDAFRIGTLHGICASTIHPIEHRYGYTEVRQMLCSHLRQNKAPVLDAMKKVAEVQCNLARAYVEAGMDGVYYASLGGEKRFFTDEEFAEYIEPFDKQIMTEIRAAGGIVILHICKDGLNMKRYESYGPYADVVNWGVYEGPYSLEKGKALFKNCAVLGGLAHDRNSVVYKGTQEEIWKAVKKLIEENGKKKFLIGADCTMPGDISYEKLRMVAEAARDVSGN; via the coding sequence ATGACGAAGAAAGAACGTGTAATGTATGCAATAAAAGGGCTTGAACCAGATGCAGTTCCTGTGAGTTTTTCCATACATTTTCCGCGAGAAAAAAGGAACGGAGAAGATATGGTAAAAGAACATCTGCGTTTCTTCAGAGAGACAGATACAGATATCTTGAAGCTAATGAATGAGAATCTCGTTCCGGATATGGGGCCGATTCAGACACCAGAGGACTGGAAACAGGTACGGTGCATGACGATGGAAGATGAATTTATGCGAGATCAAATGGAACTGACAAAACGAGTTTTGGATAAAAGTGACCCAGATGCATTTCGGATAGGGACGCTCCATGGAATTTGCGCTTCTACGATTCATCCGATTGAACACAGATATGGATATACAGAGGTGCGTCAGATGCTTTGCAGCCATTTGCGCCAGAACAAAGCACCAGTGTTGGATGCAATGAAAAAAGTTGCTGAAGTACAGTGTAATCTTGCAAGAGCTTATGTGGAGGCAGGGATGGACGGTGTTTACTATGCGTCTCTCGGCGGAGAAAAGAGATTTTTTACGGATGAAGAATTCGCGGAGTACATAGAGCCTTTCGACAAACAGATCATGACAGAGATCAGAGCGGCCGGTGGAATTGTGATTCTCCATATATGTAAGGATGGGTTGAACATGAAACGCTATGAATCCTATGGGCCATATGCAGATGTAGTGAACTGGGGTGTATATGAGGGACCGTATTCATTGGAGAAGGGAAAAGCATTATTTAAAAATTGTGCAGTTTTAGGTGGACTGGCTCATGACAGGAACAGTGTGGTTTATAAAGGAACACAGGAAGAAATATGGAAGGCGGTGAAAAAACTGATAGAAGAAAATGGGAAAAAGAAGTTTCTGATTGGAGCTGACTGCACGATGCCAGGAGACATTTCTTACGAAAAGCTTCGCATGGTTGCGGAAGCAGCGAGAGATGTGAGCGGAAATTGA
- a CDS encoding flavin reductase family protein has protein sequence MLYPVPAVMVTVADREGNSNILTIAWAGTICSSPPMVSISVRPERYSYEMIKETGEFVINLTTEKLAWATDFCGVRSGRDTDKWKETGLTPEKAQAVSVPLIKESPVNLECRVIKAEQLGSHDMFLAEVVAVDVDEAYMNEAGTFLLSSAKPLAYSHGRYYGLGECLGTFGYSVRKKKETGGRKRRAGQKRK, from the coding sequence ATGCTGTATCCGGTTCCGGCGGTCATGGTGACTGTGGCTGACCGTGAGGGAAATTCCAATATTCTGACGATTGCCTGGGCTGGAACCATTTGTTCCAGTCCTCCGATGGTATCCATCAGCGTAAGGCCGGAACGGTATTCCTATGAAATGATAAAGGAAACCGGAGAGTTCGTCATCAACCTGACGACAGAAAAGCTGGCCTGGGCAACGGATTTCTGCGGAGTCCGTTCCGGGAGGGATACGGATAAATGGAAGGAGACGGGTTTGACGCCGGAGAAAGCGCAGGCCGTTTCCGTTCCGCTCATCAAGGAGAGCCCCGTAAACCTGGAATGCCGGGTGATAAAAGCAGAGCAGCTCGGGAGCCATGACATGTTTCTGGCAGAGGTGGTGGCAGTGGATGTGGACGAGGCGTATATGAATGAGGCGGGTACCTTCCTGCTTTCGTCTGCAAAACCGCTGGCCTACTCCCACGGGAGGTATTATGGCCTTGGAGAATGCCTCGGCACCTTTGGATACAGTGTTCGGAAAAAGAAGGAAACCGGAGGCAGAAAAAGGAGAGCAGGACAAAAACGGAAATAG
- a CDS encoding putative manganese-dependent inorganic diphosphatase — protein sequence MINQEKQNTLVIGHRNPDTDSICSAICYSRLKHQLTGRGYEPCRAGNVNSETQFVLDYFKAPAPRLVESVKTQVKDIEIRHTKGVNRGISLKCAWSLMQEDNVVTLPCVTEDGVLEGVITIGDITMSYMNLYDSSIISKAHTKYANILDTLEGTMVIGDPEEYFSQGKVLIAAANPDLMENYIEKHDLVILGNRYESQLCAIEMEAGCIIVCEGAGVSLTIRKLAQERGCTVITTPYDTYTTARLINQSMPISYFMKTENIIAFSDEDYLDDIRDIMASKRHRDFPILDGDGKYIGMISRRNLLGAKGKRLILVDHNEKTQAVEGMENADIQEIIDHHRLGTVETMSPVFFRNQPLGCTATIIYQIYQENGIEIDTQTAGLLCSAIISDTLLFRSPTCTSVDKRAALELAEIAGIDAEEYAKKMFAAGSNLKGKSDEDIFYQDFKRFTVGSAVFGIGQITSLNAEELEELKPRMLRYAEKAREHHNVDMMFFMLTNILTESTDLICIGQGAEQLVSGAFHIHDEDGEMEILDGIVNLPGVVSRKKQLAPVIMMALQQ from the coding sequence ATGATCAATCAGGAGAAGCAGAATACGCTGGTTATCGGCCACAGGAATCCGGATACCGATTCCATTTGTTCTGCAATCTGTTACTCGAGATTAAAGCACCAGCTTACGGGAAGGGGATATGAACCGTGCCGTGCCGGAAATGTGAACTCGGAAACGCAGTTTGTGCTGGATTATTTTAAGGCACCGGCGCCGAGGCTGGTGGAGAGCGTCAAAACGCAGGTAAAGGATATCGAAATCCGCCATACCAAGGGAGTGAACCGGGGAATTTCTCTCAAATGTGCGTGGAGCCTGATGCAGGAGGACAACGTGGTGACGCTTCCATGCGTGACGGAGGACGGTGTCCTGGAAGGCGTCATTACCATCGGGGACATCACCATGTCCTACATGAATCTTTATGACAGCAGCATCATCTCCAAGGCTCACACAAAGTATGCCAACATCCTTGACACCCTGGAAGGCACAATGGTGATCGGTGACCCGGAAGAGTATTTCTCCCAGGGAAAGGTCCTGATTGCGGCGGCTAACCCGGATCTGATGGAGAACTATATTGAAAAGCATGATCTGGTGATCCTTGGGAACCGGTATGAGTCGCAGCTCTGCGCCATCGAGATGGAGGCCGGCTGTATTATCGTCTGCGAGGGCGCCGGCGTTTCGCTCACGATCCGGAAGCTGGCGCAGGAACGGGGATGCACCGTGATTACGACGCCGTACGACACCTACACGACGGCGCGTCTGATTAACCAGTCCATGCCCATCAGCTATTTCATGAAAACGGAAAATATCATTGCGTTTTCCGATGAAGATTATCTGGACGATATCCGGGACATTATGGCAAGCAAGAGGCACCGGGATTTCCCGATTCTCGATGGGGACGGAAAATATATCGGCATGATATCCAGACGGAATCTTCTCGGCGCCAAGGGAAAGCGGCTCATTCTCGTGGATCACAATGAGAAAACACAGGCCGTAGAGGGCATGGAAAATGCGGATATCCAGGAAATTATCGACCATCACCGTCTGGGAACGGTAGAAACCATGTCGCCGGTCTTCTTCAGGAACCAGCCTCTTGGCTGTACGGCAACGATTATTTACCAGATTTACCAGGAGAATGGGATCGAGATTGATACCCAGACGGCAGGGCTTTTGTGCAGCGCCATCATCTCCGATACGCTGCTGTTCCGTTCGCCGACCTGCACGTCCGTGGATAAAAGGGCAGCTCTGGAGCTGGCGGAAATTGCAGGCATTGACGCTGAGGAATATGCGAAAAAAATGTTTGCCGCCGGAAGCAACCTGAAGGGAAAATCCGACGAAGATATTTTCTATCAGGACTTTAAGCGGTTTACCGTCGGCAGTGCAGTGTTCGGAATCGGCCAGATCACGTCCCTCAACGCAGAGGAGTTGGAGGAACTGAAGCCGCGGATGTTAAGATACGCGGAAAAAGCGAGAGAACATCACAATGTGGATATGATGTTTTTCATGCTTACCAATATTCTGACAGAATCCACGGATCTGATCTGCATCGGCCAGGGGGCGGAACAGCTTGTCTCCGGCGCTTTCCACATTCATGACGAGGATGGGGAAATGGAGATTCTGGACGGCATCGTCAATCTGCCGGGCGTGGTTTCCAGAAAGAAACAGCTTGCTCCGGTGATTATGATGGCCTTGCAGCAGTAG
- a CDS encoding LysM peptidoglycan-binding domain-containing protein, with protein MGELYNPFPKLPKNVRQIGEGDTVVRLYLEDYVNTYLKRLYPVGKQTLRVGLLLGSTEQHDGTPYIFVDGAIEMEDVETDGEKLIFSESSWKKAYQGIEESFPKRTIQGWFLCAGPGSQLSPLNYWKQHNQYFAGKNQVMYLNQGLDGDESIYITSEDGFYRLRGHYIYYERNQMMQDYMITRKDVRRIETGSHEQVIRDFRQRMVSRKEQANLNKGTANALGMLCGVLSVAVLAGGVVLLNNYHKMQQMESVLASVLPAGVADWDEYQKQQAEEPDFIIEEMPGDVYPTETMSGETGEFFEAGSGNASDETESTDGTAAAETETAGQEAESANAGGEHAVPETETGGQGDAAEEVEEAVPMTGSGSAGTSEIMEQQRLVGMGKTGGEGDEGLEEDAALPIDYEAAEANGYEIYEIGEGETLYGICWKVYGDLSRLSEICRLNHLTDENRILAGQKLILP; from the coding sequence ATGGGAGAATTGTATAATCCTTTTCCAAAACTGCCAAAAAATGTACGCCAGATTGGAGAAGGCGACACGGTGGTCAGGCTGTATCTGGAGGACTATGTCAACACATATCTGAAGCGGCTTTATCCGGTTGGAAAACAGACGCTGCGGGTGGGGCTTCTTTTAGGCAGTACGGAACAGCATGATGGGACGCCGTATATTTTCGTGGACGGCGCCATAGAGATGGAAGATGTGGAAACAGACGGAGAGAAGCTGATTTTTTCGGAAAGCTCCTGGAAAAAGGCGTATCAGGGGATAGAAGAGTCGTTTCCGAAGCGAACCATCCAGGGGTGGTTCCTCTGCGCCGGACCGGGAAGCCAGTTAAGCCCTTTGAACTACTGGAAACAGCACAATCAGTATTTTGCAGGCAAAAACCAGGTCATGTACCTGAATCAGGGGCTGGATGGAGACGAATCCATTTACATAACTTCGGAAGACGGCTTTTACCGGCTGCGCGGCCATTACATTTATTATGAAAGAAACCAGATGATGCAGGATTATATGATTACCCGGAAGGACGTTAGGAGAATCGAGACGGGAAGTCATGAACAGGTCATCCGGGATTTCAGGCAGAGAATGGTAAGCCGCAAGGAACAGGCAAATCTCAATAAAGGGACAGCGAACGCCCTGGGCATGCTGTGCGGTGTCCTTTCCGTCGCCGTGCTGGCCGGCGGCGTTGTGCTGCTCAACAATTACCACAAAATGCAGCAGATGGAGAGTGTGCTGGCATCGGTGCTGCCGGCCGGCGTGGCAGACTGGGACGAGTACCAGAAACAGCAGGCGGAGGAACCGGATTTTATCATAGAAGAAATGCCGGGAGACGTGTATCCGACGGAGACCATGTCAGGCGAGACCGGCGAATTTTTTGAGGCCGGCTCGGGGAATGCATCGGATGAAACAGAAAGCACAGACGGGACTGCCGCAGCAGAGACAGAAACGGCCGGACAGGAGGCGGAATCGGCAAATGCCGGCGGTGAACATGCGGTGCCAGAGACGGAAACGGGCGGCCAGGGTGACGCTGCCGAAGAGGTGGAGGAAGCCGTTCCTATGACGGGAAGCGGCAGTGCGGGCACGTCTGAAATCATGGAACAGCAGCGGCTCGTAGGTATGGGAAAGACTGGCGGGGAAGGCGACGAGGGCCTTGAAGAAGACGCAGCCCTGCCCATCGACTACGAGGCGGCAGAAGCAAACGGATACGAGATTTATGAAATTGGGGAAGGCGAAACGCTTTATGGAATCTGCTGGAAGGTCTATGGGGATCTGAGCCGCCTGTCAGAAATTTGCAGGCTGAACCATCTGACCGATGAAAACCGGATTTTAGCCGGACAGAAGCTGATTCTTCCATAA
- a CDS encoding ROK family glucokinase encodes MSRKCIGIDIGGTSVKMGIFETDGTLLEKWEIPTRKEENGAHILEDVAASIKKKAAGMRISMEDFAGAGLGLPGPVLADGHVEFCVNLGWKKASNPQKILSGLLGGLPVKSGNDANVAALGEMWQGGGRGYRNLVMITLGTGVGGGIILDGKILTGTQGVGGEIGHIHVRDGEPEACNCGGHGCLEQVASATGIAREAGRILTKSDKPSVLRKKTGRLTAKDVLDAAKAGDELALEAVDTACHYLSLVLGQLTMILDPQIYVVGGGVSRAGTFLTEKLQKYHDELTPFARKKAKIVLAELGNDAGIYGAARMILE; translated from the coding sequence ATGAGCCGAAAATGCATCGGAATTGATATTGGCGGAACTTCCGTGAAAATGGGAATTTTCGAGACAGACGGGACACTTCTGGAAAAGTGGGAGATTCCCACACGGAAAGAGGAGAACGGCGCTCACATCCTGGAGGATGTGGCTGCTTCCATAAAGAAAAAGGCAGCAGGAATGAGAATTTCCATGGAGGACTTTGCCGGAGCAGGCCTGGGACTTCCCGGCCCTGTCCTGGCAGACGGCCATGTGGAGTTCTGTGTGAATCTTGGATGGAAAAAAGCTTCTAATCCGCAGAAAATTCTTAGCGGCCTTTTGGGCGGCTTACCAGTAAAAAGCGGAAATGACGCCAATGTGGCAGCCCTTGGGGAAATGTGGCAGGGCGGCGGCAGAGGTTACAGGAATCTTGTCATGATTACACTGGGAACCGGTGTCGGCGGCGGCATTATCCTGGATGGAAAAATCCTTACGGGAACCCAGGGCGTCGGCGGTGAAATTGGCCATATCCATGTCCGGGACGGAGAACCGGAGGCGTGCAACTGCGGCGGCCATGGCTGCCTGGAACAGGTGGCTTCGGCTACGGGAATCGCCAGGGAAGCCGGACGGATCTTAACAAAGAGCGATAAACCATCTGTCCTTCGGAAAAAAACAGGGCGCCTGACGGCGAAAGATGTGCTGGATGCAGCAAAAGCAGGGGACGAGTTGGCGCTGGAGGCCGTGGATACGGCCTGCCATTATCTGAGCCTTGTGCTTGGACAGCTTACCATGATCCTGGATCCGCAGATTTACGTGGTCGGCGGAGGTGTTTCCAGGGCAGGAACCTTCCTGACGGAAAAGCTTCAGAAGTATCATGACGAGCTGACGCCGTTTGCGCGGAAGAAGGCGAAAATTGTCCTGGCAGAGCTTGGGAACGATGCCGGGATTTATGGGGCGGCCAGAATGATTCTGGAATAA
- the tkt gene encoding transketolase produces MKPIDTLSINSIRILSADAIQKANSGHPGLPLGCAPMAYELWSHHMNHNPANPDWANRDRFILSGGHGSMLLYSLLHLFGYGLTKEDLMNFRQVGSLTPGHPEYGHTVGVEATTGPLGAGMAMAVGMAMAEKHLASVFNRENYPVVDHYTYVLGGDGCMMEGISSEAFSLAGTLGLGKLIVLYDSNRISIEGSTDIAFRENVEERMKAFGFQTITVEDGTNIDAIGMAIQAAKMDTARPSFITIKTEIGYGCPAKQGKASAHGEPLGAENVKAMRENLGWPYEEPFFVPEEVYSHFAAMAEEKAETEAAWNVMFTAYCGEYPEMEALWDTYHKEIDAESVIGNEAFWLPKEKAEATRSLSGKMINLFKDEFPNMVGGSADLAPSNKTEMKGAGDFSAENPAGRNLHFGVRELAMAAIGNGIMLHGGLRAYVATFFVFSDYVKPMARLSALMGVPLTYVLTHDSIGVGEDGPTHEPIEQLAMLRAMPNFHVFRPCDAVETSAAWISAVTSKKTPTALVLSRQNLEPVAGSSREALKGGYILDDCEGTPEAILIASGSEVELAVKAKAVLAEEGRKIRVVSMPSMDVFEEQSAEYKESVLPRQVRKRVAIEALSDFGWSRYVGLDGACVTMKGFGASGPAAKLFEKFGFTVENVVNTVKAL; encoded by the coding sequence ATGAAACCTATTGACACACTGTCCATCAACTCCATACGAATTCTGTCTGCGGACGCTATCCAGAAGGCAAATTCGGGGCATCCGGGACTTCCGCTGGGCTGCGCGCCGATGGCGTATGAGCTTTGGAGCCATCACATGAACCACAACCCGGCAAATCCGGACTGGGCGAACCGCGACCGGTTTATTTTATCCGGCGGACACGGCTCCATGCTGCTGTATTCGCTGCTCCACCTGTTTGGCTACGGCCTGACAAAGGAAGACCTGATGAATTTCCGTCAGGTTGGTTCCCTGACGCCGGGTCATCCGGAGTATGGCCACACCGTAGGCGTGGAGGCGACGACAGGGCCGCTCGGCGCCGGCATGGCAATGGCAGTCGGCATGGCGATGGCAGAAAAGCATCTGGCGTCTGTGTTTAACAGGGAAAATTACCCTGTTGTCGATCATTATACTTATGTGCTCGGCGGCGACGGCTGCATGATGGAGGGAATCTCTTCCGAGGCCTTTTCCCTTGCGGGAACCCTTGGCCTTGGGAAGCTGATTGTGCTTTATGATTCCAACCGTATTTCGATTGAGGGCAGCACTGACATTGCATTCCGCGAGAATGTGGAAGAGCGCATGAAAGCGTTCGGCTTCCAGACGATCACCGTGGAAGACGGAACAAACATTGACGCCATCGGAATGGCAATCCAGGCGGCGAAGATGGATACGGCACGTCCGTCCTTTATCACCATCAAGACGGAAATCGGCTATGGCTGTCCGGCAAAACAGGGCAAGGCAAGTGCCCACGGCGAGCCCCTGGGCGCAGAAAATGTGAAGGCCATGAGAGAAAACCTCGGCTGGCCGTATGAGGAGCCGTTTTTTGTGCCGGAGGAGGTGTACAGCCATTTTGCCGCCATGGCAGAGGAAAAGGCTGAGACGGAAGCCGCATGGAATGTGATGTTTACCGCATACTGCGGGGAATATCCGGAGATGGAGGCGCTCTGGGATACCTACCATAAAGAAATTGACGCGGAGTCTGTGATCGGAAACGAGGCTTTCTGGCTTCCGAAGGAAAAAGCAGAGGCGACACGTTCCCTGTCCGGAAAGATGATTAACCTGTTTAAAGATGAATTCCCGAACATGGTCGGCGGTTCCGCAGACCTGGCGCCTTCCAATAAGACGGAAATGAAAGGCGCAGGCGACTTTTCGGCCGAGAACCCGGCAGGCAGAAACCTGCATTTCGGAGTCCGGGAGCTGGCGATGGCCGCCATCGGAAACGGCATTATGCTTCATGGCGGACTGCGCGCTTATGTTGCGACCTTCTTCGTGTTCAGCGATTATGTGAAGCCGATGGCCAGACTGTCGGCGCTGATGGGCGTGCCGCTCACCTATGTCCTGACCCATGACAGCATTGGTGTCGGCGAGGATGGGCCGACCCACGAGCCGATTGAACAGCTTGCCATGCTGCGGGCAATGCCTAACTTCCATGTATTCCGGCCCTGTGATGCCGTGGAGACATCGGCAGCATGGATCAGCGCAGTTACTTCCAAAAAGACGCCGACGGCGCTGGTACTTTCCCGTCAGAACCTGGAGCCGGTTGCCGGAAGCAGCAGAGAGGCATTAAAAGGCGGCTATATTCTTGATGACTGTGAAGGCACGCCGGAGGCAATCCTGATTGCCAGCGGTTCCGAAGTGGAGCTGGCGGTTAAGGCAAAGGCCGTGCTTGCAGAGGAGGGCAGAAAAATCCGCGTGGTTTCCATGCCTTCTATGGATGTCTTTGAAGAACAGAGCGCAGAATATAAAGAATCCGTGCTTCCGCGCCAGGTCAGAAAGAGAGTGGCCATCGAGGCGCTTTCTGATTTCGGATGGAGCAGATATGTGGGACTCGACGGAGCCTGTGTGACGATGAAGGGCTTCGGTGCCAGCGGCCCGGCGGCAAAATTATTTGAGAAATTTGGATTTACCGTGGAGAACGTGGTAAATACTGTAAAAGCGCTGTAA
- the yyaC gene encoding spore protease YyaC, producing MKFWEKTSGLYKREIYYYDTRPEFESEKFAGRLLLLMMEEMKARGKSEVVFLCIGTDRSTGDSLGPLIGYKLRERRVKNAMVLGTLDNPVHAMNLEECIVGLKKKFPHALVVAVDASVGNAEHVGCVTLGRGPLKPGLGVKKELEAVGDIFITGIVGSSRSGDPLMLQSIRLSVVMRLADCISRSICLGMNLIGGRVETFS from the coding sequence ATGAAATTCTGGGAGAAAACATCCGGGCTTTATAAGCGGGAAATTTATTATTATGACACAAGACCGGAGTTTGAATCAGAAAAATTTGCCGGCCGCCTGCTTCTTTTGATGATGGAGGAGATGAAGGCGCGCGGGAAATCGGAGGTCGTTTTTTTATGCATCGGGACAGACCGTTCCACAGGCGACAGCCTTGGGCCGTTGATCGGATATAAGCTAAGGGAGCGCAGGGTGAAGAATGCGATGGTTCTCGGCACACTGGACAACCCGGTTCATGCAATGAATCTCGAGGAATGTATCGTGGGACTTAAGAAAAAATTCCCTCACGCGCTGGTGGTGGCTGTCGATGCCTCCGTCGGGAACGCAGAGCATGTGGGTTGCGTGACGCTTGGGCGCGGGCCATTAAAGCCGGGGCTCGGTGTGAAAAAGGAGCTGGAGGCCGTGGGGGATATTTTTATCACCGGGATTGTCGGCAGCTCCAGAAGCGGAGACCCGCTGATGCTTCAGAGTATCCGTCTGTCAGTTGTCATGCGGCTGGCGGACTGCATCAGCCGCAGCATCTGTTTGGGGATGAACCTGATCGGAGGCCGTGTCGAAACATTTTCCTGA